A stretch of DNA from Dehalococcoidia bacterium:
CCGCCGCTTGCGGCGAATCCGGTAAATATATCCAGATTCACAAAGATCAACTAAGATTATTGTGATACCCCGACGCTTGCGTCGGGGAGAATGTCATTTATAAGTATATATTCGGGCAATGATAGTGTCCATTGGATTATAGCTAAAGATCTAGTATCCTCCGCTTACGGAAATAGCCTCACCGGTAATATATGAGCTATCTTCTCCCGCTAAGAATGCCACCAATGACGCGACTTCCTCTGGTCTACCGAGGCGGTGTAAAGGTATTTGATTTAAAATAGAGACCATATATTTCCCAGGGATGTGCTTAATCATTTTGGTATCTATCATACCCGGAGTCACTGCGTTAACCGTGATACCCTTGGAGGCTACCTCCACTGCCAGAGAGCGCGTGAAGCCTATAATGCCGGCTTTGGACGCCGAATAGTTCGCTTTACCGTGAAAACCCTTGAGGCCGGTTATTGAAGAAATATTTATGATACGTCCGTAGTTCTGTTTTATCATAGCTGGAAGGAATGCATGCGAAAAACTGAAAATAGACTTCAGGTTTACGTCGATAACGTAATCCCATTGGTCGCGGTTCATTTTAACGAAAATCTGGTCCAGCATTACGCCGGCATTGTTAACCAGTACGTCTACTTTGGAATATTGCTCCAGGACATCTTTTGCTAAATTATCCACTTCGTCCCTGTCCAGCAGGTTACAATGGTAGGCTCTTGAGGAAGGATACCTCCGCAATATTTCTACGGGGTCGGGGTCATTCTTGTTGTACGTGTATAAAACAAGATAATTTTCACTTAATAGCCGCTCGGCTACGGCCGTCCCGATAC
This window harbors:
- a CDS encoding SDR family oxidoreductase, which produces MQRIAFVTGGNGGIGTAVAERLLSENYLVLYTYNKNDPDPVEILRRYPSSRAYHCNLLDRDEVDNLAKDVLEQYSKVDVLVNNAGVMLDQIFVKMNRDQWDYVIDVNLKSIFSFSHAFLPAMIKQNYGRIINISSITGLKGFHGKANYSASKAGIIGFTRSLAVEVASKGITVNAVTPGMIDTKMIKHIPGKYMVSILNQIPLHRLGRPEEVASLVAFLAGEDSSYITGEAISVSGGY